The Lysobacter capsici genome has a segment encoding these proteins:
- a CDS encoding glycosyltransferase, which translates to MNALSTAASGRLRGELARFLLVGITSVVIDFAVYRGLLALAIAVHPAKTAGYIAGAVFGYFANRSFTFRVGAQWRQRELLSFIAVYLIALAANVAVNSLVLAVLGRGEIALASAFVAATGVSAAMNFVGLKLFVFGAGDAGANAAVQATTAAPARADGAARLSLSLVIPCYNEAANLPLLVARLRETFLEDRAEVVLVDNGSTDDSPAVLARLLAGQERIRSVRVEVNQGYGYGILTGLRAARGDVLGWTHADMQTDPQDALRGLALYDQAADPARLFVKGRRYGRPAADVAFTVGMSVFETVLMSRRMWDINAQPTLFPRAFFERWREPPHDFALDLYAYYQALRDGLRVQRFAVRFGERAHGSSHWNVNWQAKLRFIKRTVDFSLRLRQGLQERA; encoded by the coding sequence GTGAATGCGTTGTCCACCGCCGCATCGGGCCGGCTGCGCGGCGAACTCGCGCGGTTCCTGCTGGTCGGCATCACCTCGGTGGTGATCGACTTCGCGGTCTATCGCGGGCTGCTGGCGCTGGCGATCGCGGTGCATCCGGCCAAGACCGCGGGCTATATCGCCGGCGCGGTGTTCGGCTACTTCGCCAACCGCAGCTTCACCTTCCGCGTCGGCGCGCAATGGCGCCAGCGCGAGCTGTTGAGCTTCATCGCCGTGTATCTGATCGCGTTGGCCGCGAACGTGGCGGTGAACTCGCTGGTGCTGGCGGTGCTAGGACGCGGCGAGATCGCGCTGGCCTCGGCCTTCGTGGCCGCGACCGGGGTATCGGCGGCGATGAACTTCGTCGGCCTGAAGCTGTTCGTGTTCGGCGCGGGCGATGCCGGCGCGAACGCCGCGGTGCAGGCGACCACGGCGGCGCCCGCGCGCGCCGATGGCGCCGCCCGGCTGAGCCTGTCGCTGGTGATCCCCTGCTACAACGAAGCGGCCAATCTGCCGCTGCTGGTCGCGCGACTGCGCGAAACCTTCCTCGAGGACCGCGCCGAAGTGGTGCTGGTCGACAACGGCTCGACCGACGATTCGCCGGCGGTGCTGGCGCGGTTGCTGGCCGGGCAGGAACGCATCCGCAGCGTGCGGGTCGAGGTCAACCAGGGGTACGGCTACGGCATCCTGACCGGTCTGCGCGCGGCGCGCGGCGACGTGCTCGGCTGGACCCACGCCGACATGCAGACCGATCCGCAGGACGCCTTGCGCGGGCTGGCGCTGTACGACCAGGCCGCCGATCCGGCGCGTTTGTTCGTCAAGGGCCGCCGCTACGGTCGCCCGGCCGCGGATGTCGCTTTCACCGTGGGCATGTCGGTGTTCGAGACCGTGCTGATGAGCCGGCGCATGTGGGACATCAATGCGCAGCCCACCCTGTTTCCGCGCGCCTTCTTCGAACGCTGGCGCGAACCGCCGCACGATTTCGCGCTGGATCTGTACGCCTATTACCAGGCCCTGCGCGACGGCCTGCGCGTGCAGCGATTCGCGGTGCGCTTCGGCGAACGCGCGCACGGCAGCTCGCACTGGAACGTGAACTGGCAAGCCAAGCTGCGCTTCATCAAGCGCACCGTCGATTTCAGTCTGCGCCTGCGTCAGGGCCTGCAGGAGCGCGCATGA
- a CDS encoding NTP transferase domain-containing protein yields MQIVVPMSGFGERFRRAGYRVPKPLIEVDGKPIIAHVIDLFPGETQFVFICNREHLDEPSYRMAEQLARYCPTGRIVGIAPHKLGPVNAVLQAIEHIDPAEPTVVNYCDFTCSWDYADFKDFVLSSGCDGAIPCYTGFHPHMMGSTNYAYVRSDRGRVLDIQEKQPYTDQPRSEFASSGTYYFGSGALMRDAFERTMARPDLIVGGERYVSLAYKPMLEDGRRIAVYELNHFMQWGTPQDLEEYRYWSEAFRGLADPARAQPPPRQRGAVMVPMAGLGSRFSAEGYADPKPLIDVSGEPMVVQAARDLPEPAQRVFVQRRDIPGRGRIAEALRSRFPDCVLIDLERVTDGQARTCLLGLDGIDPRQPLTIGACDNGAVFDAQALSVLLDDADTDVLVWVARGYPGAARRPTHYGWVDEADGAVRSVSVKQPLADPARDPIVLGTFSFRRAGDFVAAAEAMIARDGRVNGEFYVDTCINDALALGLKVRVFEVSHYLCWGTPDDLRTYEYWQSCFHKWPVHPYRIEHDPRIAEPARAALAERFRMRQPERATW; encoded by the coding sequence ATGCAGATCGTAGTTCCCATGTCCGGTTTCGGCGAACGCTTCAGGCGCGCGGGCTATCGCGTGCCCAAGCCGCTGATCGAAGTCGACGGAAAGCCGATCATCGCTCACGTCATCGACCTGTTTCCGGGCGAAACCCAGTTCGTCTTCATCTGCAATCGCGAGCATCTGGACGAACCGTCGTACCGCATGGCCGAACAGCTGGCGCGATACTGCCCGACCGGCCGCATCGTCGGCATCGCGCCGCACAAGCTCGGCCCGGTCAACGCGGTGTTGCAGGCGATCGAGCACATCGATCCGGCCGAGCCGACGGTGGTCAATTACTGCGATTTCACTTGCAGCTGGGATTACGCGGATTTCAAGGATTTCGTGCTGAGCAGCGGTTGCGACGGCGCGATCCCCTGCTACACCGGCTTTCATCCGCACATGATGGGCTCGACCAACTACGCCTACGTGCGCAGCGATCGCGGGCGGGTGCTCGACATCCAGGAAAAACAGCCCTACACCGATCAGCCGCGCAGCGAATTCGCCTCCAGCGGCACTTATTACTTCGGCTCCGGCGCGCTGATGCGCGACGCGTTCGAGCGCACGATGGCGCGGCCGGACCTGATCGTCGGCGGCGAGCGCTATGTCAGCCTGGCCTACAAGCCGATGCTCGAAGACGGCCGCCGCATCGCGGTCTACGAACTCAACCACTTCATGCAGTGGGGTACGCCGCAGGACCTGGAGGAATACCGCTACTGGTCCGAGGCGTTCCGCGGTCTGGCCGATCCGGCGCGCGCGCAACCGCCGCCGCGCCAGCGCGGCGCGGTGATGGTGCCGATGGCCGGTCTGGGTTCGCGTTTCAGCGCCGAAGGCTATGCCGACCCGAAGCCGTTGATCGACGTATCGGGCGAGCCGATGGTGGTGCAGGCCGCGCGCGATCTGCCTGAGCCGGCGCAGCGCGTGTTCGTGCAGCGCCGCGACATTCCCGGCCGCGGCCGCATCGCCGAAGCGCTGCGCAGCCGCTTTCCCGATTGCGTGCTGATCGATCTGGAGCGGGTCACCGACGGACAGGCGCGCACCTGCCTGCTCGGCCTGGACGGGATCGATCCGCGGCAGCCTTTGACCATCGGCGCCTGCGACAACGGCGCGGTGTTCGATGCGCAGGCGTTGTCGGTCTTGCTCGACGATGCCGATACCGACGTGCTGGTGTGGGTCGCGCGCGGCTATCCCGGCGCGGCGCGGCGGCCGACCCATTACGGCTGGGTCGATGAAGCCGACGGCGCGGTGCGCTCGGTCTCGGTCAAACAGCCGCTGGCCGATCCGGCGCGCGATCCGATCGTGCTGGGCACCTTCAGCTTCCGCCGCGCCGGCGATTTCGTCGCCGCCGCCGAGGCGATGATCGCCCGCGACGGCCGCGTCAACGGCGAGTTCTACGTCGACACCTGCATCAACGACGCGCTCGCGCTGGGCCTGAAGGTGCGGGTGTTCGAGGTCTCGCACTACCTGTGCTGGGGCACGCCGGACGATCTGCGCACTTACGAATACTGGCAATCGTGCTTCCACAAATGGCCGGTGCATCCGTACCGGATCGAGCACGACCCGCGCATCGCCGAGCCGGCGCGCGCGGCGCTGGCCGAGCGGTTCCGCATGCGTCAACCGGAGCGCGCGACGTGGTGA